The DNA window GGCAGCGTCGGGTCCGTGCCCGCCTTGTAGAAGTCGTCCAGGTTGAGGACGGGCAGCCCGGTGCGGGCCGCGAGGGACGACTTACCGGAACCGGAGGGGCCGGTCAGCAGGATGACGCGCGCGGGGGTCAAGTGGGGAGTCACGGGACACCAGTGTGAGGCATTGGGCCGGATGGGGGATCCCCATGGGTTGCATGGTGCGCGCAGTGTCACCACTCGCATACTGTGCGTTGTCGTTCGCCCGCACTACACGACCCCGGCAGGTGGCCATGGCTTCGCACGCACGACACGCACGCTCCGCCAGCAAGGAGTCGAGGGCGCTCCGGCGCCGGATGCTCCTGCGCGTAGGGCTGACCGTATCGGCGGGTGCGGCCTTCGCGGCGGGCGGTGCGGCCTCCGCGAGCGCCGACGCCGGCATGGACGGCGGCAAGGGCGCCGGCATGGCCCGCGCCCAGTTCGGCGAGACCAACATCCCCGCCGCCATCGAAGGGGCCAACACGGGCCTGGAGGCGGGCGCGGAGGGGATCTTCGACACGGTCAAGACCCTGCGGACCAACCCGTTCGCCGGCACGCCCGTCGACCCGTTCGACAACACGGTGGGCACGAAGGTCGGGAACATGCAGCCGGTCACCACCAAGCCGGCGACGCAGCCGATCTCCAAGGGCGGCAGTCTGACGGACCTGCCGGTGGCGGGGAACCTGACGTCGCTGCTGCCGACCGGACGGCCGGCGGCGGCTCCCAAGACGCACTGAGCGCGGACGCGCCGGAGGCCGGAGCGGGTGGTGACCCGCTCCGGCCTCCGGCATGTCGGCCCGGGGTGCTCCGGCTCAGTACGACGAGCCGCCCGCGCCCAGCGAACCCGTCGGGTGCCAGACCGTCCGCGTCTCCAGGAAGGCCGTCATCCGGTCCGTGCCCGGAGTCACGGCCCAGTCCACAGCCTGTGGACGCAGCACGCGCTTCAGGTTGTCCGCCGCGGCGATCTCCAGCTCCTTGGCGAGGCCGGCGTCCGCCCCCGCGAGGTCGATCGCGTTGACGTCCTGGTGCGCGGCCAGCGACGGCGCGATCTCGGCCGTACGGCCCGACAGGACGTTCACGACGCCGCCCGGGACGTCGGACGTGGCCAGCACCTCGCCGAGCGACAGGGCGGGCAGCGGGGCCTTCTCCGAGGCCACCACGACCACCGTGTTGCCCGTGGCGATCGCCGGGGCGATCACCGACACCAGGCCGAGGAACGACGACTCCTGCGGCGCGAGCACGGCGACGACGCCGGTCGGCTCGGTGGAGGAGACGTTGAAGAACGGGCCCGCGACCGGGTTCGTCGCACCGGTGATCTGGCCGATCTTGTCGGTCCAGCCCGCGTACCACACCCAGCGGTCGATGGCGGCGTCCACCTGGGCCGCGGCCTTCGCCTTGGACAGGCCCTCGGCCTCGGCGACCTCCGCCGCGAACTGGTCGCGGCGGCCCTCCAGCATCTCGGCGACGCGGTAGAGGACCTGGCCGCGGTTGTACGCGGTCGCGCCGGACCAGCCGCCGACGGCCTTGCGGGCCGCGACGACCGCGTCACGGGCGTCCTTGCGCGAGGACAGCGGGGCGTTGGCCAGCCAGTTGCCCTTGGAGTCGGTCACCTCGTACACCCGCCCGCTCTCGGACCGGGGGAACTTGCCCCCGACGAACAGCTTGTAGGTCTTGAAGACAGTCAAGCGCTCAGACATCGAGGTACGCCTCCAGGCCGTGGCGGCCGCCCTCGCGGCCGAATCCCGACTCCTTGAAGCCGCCGAACGGCGACGTCGGGTCGAACTTGTTGAACGTGTTGGCCCAGATGACACCCGCGCGCAGCTTGCCCGCGACGGCCAGCATGCGCGAGCCCTTCTCCGTCCAGATGCCGGCGGAGAGGCCGTACTGCGAGTTGTTCGCCTTGGCGACCGCCTCGCCCGGGGTGCGGAACGTCAGCACCGACAGGACCGGGCCGAAGATCTCCTCGCGGGCGATCCGGTGGGCCTGGGTGACGCCCGTGAACAGCGTCGGGCGGAACCAGAAGCCGTTCTCCGGCAGCTCGCACGCCGGGGCCCAGCGCTCGGCGCCCTCGGTCTCGCCGCTGTCGGCCAGCTCGGTGATCCGGGCCAGCTGCTCGGCGGAGTTGATCGCACCGATGTCGGTGTTCTTGTCCAGCGGGTCGCCGAGGCGCAGCGTGGACAGACGGCGCTTGAGGGAGTCCAGCAGCTCGTCGTGGATCGACTCCTGGACCAGCAGGCGCGAGCCCGCGCAGCAGACCTGGCCCTGGTTGAAGAAGATGCCGTTGACGATGCCCTCGACGGCCTGGTCGATGGGCGCGTCGTCGAAGACGATGTTGGCGCCCTTGCCGCCCAGCTCCAGCGTGAGCTTCTTGTCCGTGCCCGCGACCGTGCGGGCGATGGCCTTGCCGACCGCCGTGGAGCCGGTGAACGCGACCTTGTTCACGCCCTCGTGCGCGACGAGCGCGGCGCCCGTGGTGCCGTCACCGGTGACGATGTTGACGACGCCCTTGGGCAGGCCCGCCTGGCGGCAGATGTCCGCGAAGAACAGCGCCGACAGCGGGGTGGTCTCGGCCGGCTTCAGGACGACCGTGTTGCCCGTGGCGAGCGCCGGGGCGATCTTCCACGCCAGCATCAGCAGCGGGAAGTTCCACGGGATGACCTGGCCCGCGACGCCCAGCGGGCGGGGGTTGGCGCCGTAGCCCGCGTGGTCGAGCTTGTCGGCCCAGCCGGCGTAGTAGAAGAAGTGCGCGGCGACCAGCGGGAGGTCCGCGTCGCGGGTCTCCTTGATCGGCTTGCCGTTGTCCAGGGTCTCCAGGACGGCCAGCTCGCGGCTGCGCTCCTGGATGATCCGGGCGATGCGGAACAGGTACTTGGCGCGCTCGGCGCCGGGCAGTGCCGACCACTTCTCGAAGGCCTTGCGGGCGGCCTTCACCGCGCGGTCCACGTCCTCCGCGGAGCCCTGGGCGACCTCGGAGAGCACCTCCTCGGTGGAGGGGCTGATCGTCTTGAAGACCTTGCCGCCGGACGCCTCGGTGAACTCGCCGTCGATGAACAGGCCGTAGGACGGGGCGATGTCGACGACCGCGCGCGACTCGGGTGCGGGAGCGTATTCAAATGCCATGTCGGTCAGTCCACCGTCACGTAGTCGGGACCGGAGTAACGCCCGGTGCTCAGCTTCTGCCGCTGCATCAGCAGGTCGTTGAGGAGGCTGGAGGCACCGAAGCGGAACCAGGTGTTGTCCAGCCACTCCTCGCCCACGGTCTCGTTGACCAGGACCAGGAACTTGATCGCGTCCTTGGTGGTGCGGATGCCGCCGGCCGGCTTCACGCCGACCTGGACGCCGGTCAGCGCGCGGAAGTCCCGCACGGCCTCCAGCATCAGCAGGGTGTTCGCCGGGGTGGCGTTGACCGCGACCTTGCCGGTCGAGGTCTTGATGAAGTCGGCGCCCGCGAGCATGCCGATCCAGGACGCGCGGCGGATGTTGTCGTACGTCGACAGCTCGCCCGTCTCGAAGATCACCTTGAGGCGGGCCCTGTCGCCGCACTCGGCCTTGACGGCGCGGATCTCTTCCAGGACGTCCATGTAGCGGCCGGCGAGGAAGGCGCCACGGTCGATGACCATGTCGATCTCGTCGGCACCGGCCTCGATCGCATCGCGGGTGTCCGCGAGCTTGACCGGCAGCGCGGCGCGGCCGGCCGGGAACGCGGTGGCGACGGAGGCGACCTTCACGTCCGTGCCGGCGAGGACGGCCTTGGCCGTCGCCACCATGTCGGGATAGACGCAGACGGCGGCGGTGCGCGGCGTCGTGCGGTCGGTGGGGTCGGGGTTGACGGCCTTGGCGGCCAGGGCCCGGACCTTGCCCGGGGTGTCGGCACCCTCGAGCGTCGTGAGGTCGATCATCGAGATCGCCAGGTCGATGGCGTAGGCCTTCGACGAGGTCTTGATCGAGCGGGTGCCGAGCGAGGCGGCGCGGGCCTCCAGCCCGACCGCGTCGACCCCCGGGAGTCCGTGCAGGAAGCGGCGCAGCGCACTGTCGGAGGCGGTGGCGTCCGCCAGCTCCTTCAGCCGCCCCGCGGCGTCGTTGCCGTGTGCGGGAACTGTGGTGGGCATGGTCACCAGATGAGCATATCTACGCGCGTAGCGCGTGTACACCCCCGCTGGTGCGGGGCGGTTTTCGGCTCGGTCTCCGGCCGCCCCCGCGGGAGCGGCCCGGTCTCCGGCGGCCCCGTGGGAGGCGTCAGGCACAATCTGCCCATGACGAGCCCTAGCCCCGAACAGGAATACGCCGACAGGCGCTACCGCTCGCCCGCCGGCATCGCCGGCGGCGTGCTGATGCTCGCCCTCGCCGGCTGGCTGGGCGGCGACGCCGCCGTCCGCGGAGAGGGCAGTACGCCCTGGCTCGCGCTGGCGGGGCTGTTGTGCGTCGTGCCGCTGATCATCGCCTTCACGCTGCGTCCGGCCGTCTTCGCCGGGGCCTCGCGGCTGCTGGTGCGGAATCCGTTCCGGACGATCACGCTGCCGTGGGGTGCGGTGGACGCGGTGCGCGCCGGTTACTCCAGTGAGGTGCTGGCCGGGGGCTCCACCTACCAGCTGTGGGCCGTGCCCGTGTCGCTGAGGAAGCGCAAGCGTGCGGCCCGGGGCGGGGCGGAGGCGGCTCCCGCCGACCAGACGGTCGCGGAGCTGCAGGAGCTCGCCGAGCGGAACGCTTCGCGTGAGGACGCGCGGGGGGACGTCGTCGTGCGGTGGGCGTACGAGGTGCTGGCGCCGGCGGTCGTGGGGTTGGTGCTGTTCGTGGTGTTGCTGGTGGTCGGCTGACGGCCGTTCCGCTAAGGAAAAGGGGGCCCGGGGCATCGCCCCGGGCCCCCTTTTCTACGGGCTCAGATGCCCGCGGCCTTCGACAGGTCGGCCTTGATCTCGGTCAGGACAGCCGTCGCCTTGGCGCGGGCGCCTGCGAGGGCGGCCGCGTCCGCGACCGGGATCACGACCTCCAGATAGCACTTGATCTTCGGCTCCGTGCCGCTCGGCCGGACGATCACCCGGGCGGCGGAGACGGCCCCCGACTCGTCACCGGCGAGGTGGTAGCGCAGGCCGTCCGTCGGGGGCAGGGACTCCGTGCCCTTCGCCAGGTCCTCGGCGGACGTCACGTGCAGACCGGCGAGCACCGCCGGCGGCTGCTCGCGCAGGCGGCGCATCGCGTCCGCGATCAGCGACAGGTCCTGGACGCGCACCGACAGCTGGTCCGTGGCGTGCAGGCCGTGCTCGACCGCCAGGTCGTCCAGGAGGTCGGTGAGGGTCCGGCCGGACTCCTTGAGCTCCGCGGCCAGCTCGGCGACCAGCAGGGCCGCCGTGATGCCGTCCTTGTCGCGGACGCCCTCGGGGTCCACGCAGTAGCCGAGCGCCTCCTCGTAGGCGTAGCGCAGGCCGTCGACGCGGGCCAGCCACTTGAAGCCCGTCAGCGTCTCCGTGTACGGCGTGCCGGTGCTCGCGGCGGCGATGCGGGACAGGAGGGAGGACGAGACGATCGTCGTCGTGAACGTGCCGCGCGCGTTCTTGTGCACCAGGTGCGTGGCGAGCAGCGCGCCCACCTCGTCGCCGCGCAGCATGCGCCAGCCCTCGACGCTGTCCGCGTCGGGCACGGCGACGGCGCAGCGGTCCGCGTCCGGGTCGTTGGCGATGATGATGTCCGGCTGGGCCTCGCGGGCCGTGGCGAACGCCAGGTCCATGGCGCCCGGCTCCTCCGGGTTGGGGAACACCACGGTCGGGAAGTCCGGGTCCGGCTCGGCCTGGGCGGCGACGACCGTCGGGGCGGGGAAGCCGGCGCGCTCGAAGGCGGCCGTCAGGACGTCGCGGCCGACGCCGTGCATGGGCGTGTAGACGACGCGCACGTCGCGGGCGGAGCCGCCGGTCAGGACGGCGTCCGTGCGCTCCAGGTAGGCGCCGACGATGTTCTCGTAGCGCAGGGTCTCCCAGCCGGCGGAGGGGCGGGGGACGTCGTCCAGGCTCCGGACGGCGGCGATCTCCGCGGCGATCCCGGCGTCGGCGGGCGGCACGATCTGGGAGCCGTCGCCCAGGTAGACCTTGTAGCCGTTGTCGCGCGGCGGGTTGTGGCTGGCCGTGACCTCGATGCCGGCGACGGCGCCGAGGTGGCGGATCGCGAAGGCGAGGACCGGGGTGGGGAGCGGCTTGGGCAGGAGGGCGGCCTTCAGGCCGGCGCCCACCATCACGGCCGCCGTGTCGAGGGCGAAGTCAGCGCTCTTGTAGCGCGCGTCGTAGCCGATGACGACCGTGCCGCCGGTCTGGCCCTGCTTCTTGAGGTACGCGGCCAGGCCGGCGGCGGCGCGGATGACGACGGAGCGGTTCATGCGCATGGGGCCGGCGCCGAGCTCACCGCGGAGGCCGGCGGTGCCGAACTGGAGGGTGCCGGCGAAGCGGGCGGCGATCTCGGCGGTGTCCCCGGCGTCGATGAGCCGGGCGAGCTCCTCGCGGGTGTCGGGGTCGGGGTCCTCGGCGAGCCAGGACTTGGCCTGGGCGATGAGGGCGTCGTCTCGCTCCACGGTGTCTCCTACGGAGGGTTCGGGGATATATATGGGGTCTGGGTGGTTCGGCCGGTTGTTCACGGGCCGGTCGTCCGTGGGTCGGGGGCGGGGTGGGCCGGGGCTGGCAAGGGGCGTAAAGCGTGATTTGTGGGCCGTCCTTCCGGGCACCCAAAGCTCAGGCCAGAGGGCCCGTAAATCATGCAGCCCCGGAAGCCCCCGCCCCCCACCCACGGACGACCGGCCCGTGAACAACCGGCCGAACCACCCAGACCCCATATATATCCCCGAACCCTCCGTAGGAGACACCGTGGAGCGAGACGACGCCCTCATCGCCCAGGCCAAGTCCTGGCTCGCCGAGGACCCCGACCCCGACACCCGCGAGGAGCTCGCCCGGCTCATCGACGCCGGGGACACCGCCGAGATCGCCGCCCGCTTCGCCGGCACCCTCCAGTTCGGCCCCGCCGGCCCCCGCGCGCCTCCGGCGCCGCACCCGGGTGTGGGGAACGGCGCCGTACCGGCTGGGTCAGAGCTTCGGGAGGACCTGGGCCAGGAGCTGGCCCATGCGGGACGCGGAGTCGCGCCCGGCCTGGAGGACCTCTTCGTGGTTGAGGGGCTCGCCCGTCATGCCCGCGGCGAGGTTCGTCACGAGGGAGATGCCGAGGACCTCGGCACCGGCCTCGCGGGCCGCGATGGCCTCGAGCGTGGTGGACATGCCGACGAGGTCGCCGCCGAGGGTGCGGACCATGCGGATCTCGGCCGGCGTCTCGTAGTGCGGGCCGGGGAGCTGGACGTAGACGCCCTCCTCGAGGGTCTCGTCCACCTCCTTGCACAGCGCGCGCAGGCGGCGGGAGTACAGGTCGGTGAGGTCGACGAAGTTGGCGCCGACGATCGGCGAGGTCGCCGTCATGTTGATGTGGTCGCTGATCAGCACGGGCTGGCCGGGGCGCATGCCGTCGCGGAGGCCGCCGCAGCCGTTGGTGAGGACGACGGTCTTGCAGCCGGCGGCCACGGAGGTGCGCACGCCGTGGACGACGGCGGCGACGCCGCGGCCCTCGTAGTAGTGCGTGCGGCCGAGGAAGACCAGGGCGCGCTTGTCGTTGATCTTGTACGAGCGGACCGTGCCGGCGTGGCCCGCCACGGCGGCCGCGGTGAAGCCGGGGAGCTCGGTGACCGGGAACTCGGCCTCGGGAGCGCCGAGCGCCTCGGTCGCGGGGAGCCAGCCGCTGCCCATGACCAGGGCGACGTCGTGGGTCTCGGCGCCGGTCAGCTCGCGCAGACGGGCGGCGGCGGCGTCCGCCGCGGCGTACGGGTCGGCCTGGATGTCGGGAGTAACTGATGCGTTCACGCGGACGAGGGTAGCCTCTTATCGCCTACGCGCGTAGATGTCACTGCTCACGGTGTTCCGATTGTTGCTTTGTGGGTTGTGACGAGATGCAATCGTCACTCCCCGGCGCGTCGCGTCAGCAGGGACGCTTGCGGAGCTCCATGACGTAGTCGTGGGGCGCGCCCGCGGATTCCGCCGCGTCGGCGATCTCGCCCAGGTAGCGGGCGGAGGGCAGGCCGCCCTCGTAACCGTTCAGGACGTAGATCCACGCGGGCTCCTCGCCGTCCAGGGTGTGCACGCGGACGCGCATCCGGCGGTAGATGTCGAGGCCGACGCCCTCCCAACGGTCCATCGAGTCCTCGTCCATCGGGGCGATGTCGTAGAGGGCGACGAAGACCTGGGAGCGGGGTGCCTCGACGACGGTCGCGAGCGCGCCCTCCCAGCCCAGCTGCTCGCCGCCGAAGGTCAGCCGCCAGTCGGAGAGCCAGCCCGTGCCGCGCAGCGGCGAGTGGGGTGCGCGGCGGGACATCAGCCGCGCGTCGAGGTTGCCGGCGTACGCGGCGTAGAGCGACATGGTTTCGAGGGTACGGGAGTGAGGCGCGACGGCATTTGGGATGGCAGTCTCGAAGGGAGGTTCGTCCGGAACCTCCTGCCGGTTCTCGCACGGATTGCCGTATGCATGCGGGTACGGATCCGCTGGGGAGGCCCCGGGAGAAGTCCCTTCGACGGGTACGGGACAATGGAGTACGTGACTCGGATCGTGATCATCGGTGGCGGACCCGGCGGCTATGAGGCGGCGCTCGTCGCCGCGCAGCTCGGTGCGGAGGTGACCGTCGTCGATTGCGACGGTCTGGGCGGGGCGTCGGTGCTCACCGACTGTGTCCCCTCGAAGACGCTCATTGCGACGGCCGAGGTGATGACGACCTTCGACTCCTCGTACGAGGAGCTCGGGATCATCGTCGCCGACGACACGCCGCACATCGAGCAGGCGGCCCGGGTCGTCGGAGTGGACCTGGGCAAGGTCAACCGCCGGGTGAAGCGGCTGGCGCTCGCGCAGTCGCACGACATCACGGCGTCCGTCACCCGGGCGGGTGCACGCGTGCTGCGCGGCCGGGGCCGGCTGGAGCCGAACCAGGCGCCGGACGGCTCGCGCCGAGTGATCGTGACGGCCGCGGACGGGACCGAGGAGACGCTCGTCGCGGATGCGGTGCTGGTCGCCACGGGTGCGCACCCGCGCGAGATCCCCGATGCGCAGCCGGACGGCGAGCGCATCCTGAACTGGACCCAGGTGTACGACCTGGACGAGCTCCCCGAGGAGCTCATCGTGGTGGGCTCGGGTGTGACCGGTGCCGAGTTCGCCGGTGCGTACCAGGCGCTGGGGTCCAAGGTGACGCTGGTGTCGTCGCGGGACCGCGTGCTGCCGGGTGAGGACCCGGATGCGGCCGCCGTTCTGGAGGACGTCTTCCGGCGCCGCGGCATGAACGTCATGGCACGGTCGCGGGCGCAGTCCGCCAAGCGCGTCGGCGACCGGGTCGAGGTCACGCTGGCGGACGGCCGCGTCATCACCGGTACGCACTGCCTGATGGCGGTCGGCTCCATTCCGAACACGGCCGGGATAGGGCTGGAGGAGGCCGGGGTCCGGCTCAAGGAGTCCGGGCACATCCACACCGACCGGGTCTCGCGCACCAGCGCGCCGGGCGTCTACGCCGCCGGTGACTGCACGGGCGTGCTCGCGCTCGCTTCGGTCGCGGCGATGCAGGGACGCATCGCCATGTACCACTTCCTGGGTGACGCGGTCGCGCCGCTCAACCTGAAGTCGGTCTCGGCGAACGTCTTCACGGACCCCGAGATCGCGACCGTCGGCTACACGCAGGCCGACGTCGACAGCGGGAAGATCGACGCCCGTATGGTCAAGCTGCCGCTGCTGCGGAACCCGCGGGCGAAGATGCAGGGCATCCGGGACGGCTTCGTGAAGCTGTTCTGCCGGCCCGGCACGGGCATCGTGGTGGGCGGCGTCGTGGTCGCCCCGCGGGCGAGCGAGCTCATCCACCCGATCTCCCTCGCGGTCGACAACAGCCTGACGGTCGAGCAGATCGCCAACGCGTTCACCGTCTACCCGTCGCTGTCCGGTTCGCTGGCGGAGGTCGCCCGGCAGCTCCACTCGCGCAAGACGCAGCGCGAGGCTTAGGGGTCGGATTGTTGCGCTGAGTGGTCAGGGAGGCTTTGGCCTTGGGCCCGGGCCTCCTATACCACTTTGAGCGTTCCGCAGCGGACAACTTCCGTTAATTGCTGCAACCTGCTGAAAACGGATGGTCGTTGGCGTTACTGTCGGTTTCGTGTTCGCTGCAGAACGTCGTCAATTGATCCTCGAAATGGTGCGGGCCAACGGGGCGGTTTCGCTCCGTGAGCTCGCCCGCGTCGTCCAGACCTCCGAAGTGACCGTACGGCGGGACGTGCGCGCACTGGAGGCAGAAGGACTGCTCGACCGCCGGCACGGCGGTGCGGTGCTGCCGGGAGGCTTCACCAGAGAGTCCGGCTTCCCGCAGAAATCCCATCTAGCGACCGCCGAGAAGACGGCCATCGCCGATCTCGCGGCGAGCTTCGTCGAGGAAGGCGAAGCCGTCGTCGTCGGCGCCGGTACGACCACGCAGGAGCTGGCCCGCCGGCTCGCGCGCGTACCGGGACTGACCGTCGTCACCAACTCCCTGCTCGTCGCCCAGGCCCTCGCCCACGCCAACCGGGTCGAGGTCGTCATGACGGGCGGCACGCTCAGAGGATCCAACTACGCACTGGTGGGCAGCGGTGCGGAGCAGTCCCTGCACGGGCTGCGCGTGACACGGGCGTTCCTGTCGGGAAGCGGGCTGACCGCCGAGCGGGGCCTGTCCACGTCCAACATGCTCTCCGCGAGCGTGGACCGGGCGCTGGTGCAGGCGGCGGCGGAGGTGGTCGTCCTCGCGGATCACACGAAGCTCGGTACGGACACGATGTTCCAGACCGTGCCCACGGACGTGATCACGCGGCTCGTGACGGACGAGCCGCCGTCGCACGACGACCGCGCGGCGACGGAGCTGCAGGCCCTCGCCGACCAGGGCGTCCACATCTCGGTCGCCGGGCCCGGCGCGGGGTCGGGCCAGGGGCCGGGCCCCGGCCCCACGGGAGCGGTGTCGGGCGGCGGCGAGCAGGTGCCGCCGCAGCAGCGCCGCCGCGACGTCCCGCCCCTGCCGGGCCAGCGCCGCACCCACGGAGGCCACCACCTGCCCCCCGGCCCACCGGGCCCCTCCGGGGGCGGCGCGTCGTCCCCGCAGCTCCGCAGCGCCGGTTCGCTGGGCGCTGAGCCTCCGACGGGGACGGCGAGGGTGGCGGACCTGGCGCCGCGGCGGCGATGAGCGCTTCCGCGCGGGGTACTGCCACGACGGCGCGGTCGGTGGCACCGGGCGGGCCGCCGCGGCGGGGCCGTTGAGCTGGGGCTGCCCCCGTTTTCCGCCGCAGCGGTGAGCAACCACGACGGTGTGGTCCGGCGGTGCCGGGCGGGCCTTGGGCCGGCTGGGCACCGCCGGTCTGCGCCATGGGGGCGGGGCGCCGTTGCGGCGGGAGGTTGGTGGCGGGGCCGATTGTTGTCCGGCCGTGTGCCCGGCCGGGGGTCAGCCCTCTTCCGGGCAGGGCTTCGTGGCCAAGCCTTGCAGCGTCAGTGTCAGGAGACGGTCCGGGAGTTGGGGGTCGTCCGGGGACTGTTCCGCGGCGAGCGAGATCGCGTTCGTCAGCTGCATGACGTCGGCGATGTCGACACCGGCGTGGACCGCCCCGGCCGCCTGCGCCCGCGCGAGCAGCACGCTCCCCGCCTCCCGCAGGGGAAGGCTGCAGCGCGACATCGCGGACGCCTCGTCCGCCTGGGCCGCCAGCAGGGCCCGCGAGAGCCCCCGGTAGGTGCTGGCGTGCGCCACGCAGGCCCGTAGCCAGTCCACCAGGGCCCGGCACGGCTCGGGGGCGGCGAGGAGTTCGCGGGAGCGGGCGAGGAGCCCGTCGACCTCGCCCTGGAAGACGGCGCTCATCAGCGCCGTGCGGTTGGGGAAGTGGCGGTAGAGCGTGCCGATGCCGACCCCGGCCCGGCGGGCGATGTCCTCCAGGGAGGCTTCCGTGCCGTGCTCGGTGAACGCGGTCCGGGCCTCCGTGAGCAGCCGCTCGTAGTTGCGCCGGGCGTCCGCCCGCATGGGGCGCGGTGACGCTTGTGTGCTCTCCGTGGCCATGGCTGCCGAGTCCTCCCTCTGTCTCCCCGTCTGCCAAGGATGCCATCGGCCCTCCCGGGCGGGGCACGTCATCCGGACGAGGGATTGTTGTACACACCTGCTGGTGCGTACCGTTTTCTGTATGGACACCTACTCCCTCGTCGAGGCCCGCAACCAGCTCGGGCAGCTCGTGGGCCGTGTGCGCCACGGGCATGAGCACATCATCATCACCGAGTACGGGAAGCCGGCGGCTGCGGTGGTCCCGATAGAGGTGCTGGATGAGCTCCAGCGGCTCCGGGACGAGGCGGATCTGGCGCTGGCGCAGTCCGTCCGGGAAGCCCCCGACGCTCGGTGGATTCCACAGGATGAGGTCTTGGCCGTTCTGGAAGCGGATGAGGCTGCGGATCGGAAGGCTTGCTGAGTGTCCTGGACTGTGGTGTGGCGTTGAATGCCTGCGGGCCCCTGCCGAGTCAATCGGCAGGGGCCCGCAGGCATTACTTGACGGCGGTGTCGCGTCAGTCCTTGATCTCGCAGATGACGGCGCCGGAGGAGACGGAGGCGCCGACCTCGGCGGTGATGCCCTTGACCGTGCCCGCGCGGTGCGCGTTCAGGGGCTGCTCCATCTTCATCGCTTCGAGGACGACGATCAGTTCGCCCTCGGCGACCTCCTGGCCCTCCTCGACCGCGACCTTGACGATCGTGCCCTGCATCGGCGACGTCAGCGCGTCACCGGACGCGGCCGAGCCGGCCTTCTTCGCCGCGCGGCGCTTCGGCTTGGCGCCGCCCGCAGCAGCGGTGCGCGCCAGCGTCATGCCCAGCGAGGACGGCAGGGAGACTTCCAGGCGCTTGCCGCCGACCTCGACGACGACGGTCTCGCGGCCGGCTTCCTCGCCCTCTTCCTCGGCCGCCGCTCCGGCGAACGGCTCG is part of the Streptomyces roseifaciens genome and encodes:
- a CDS encoding NAD(P)H-quinone dehydrogenase → MEYVTRIVIIGGGPGGYEAALVAAQLGAEVTVVDCDGLGGASVLTDCVPSKTLIATAEVMTTFDSSYEELGIIVADDTPHIEQAARVVGVDLGKVNRRVKRLALAQSHDITASVTRAGARVLRGRGRLEPNQAPDGSRRVIVTAADGTEETLVADAVLVATGAHPREIPDAQPDGERILNWTQVYDLDELPEELIVVGSGVTGAEFAGAYQALGSKVTLVSSRDRVLPGEDPDAAAVLEDVFRRRGMNVMARSRAQSAKRVGDRVEVTLADGRVITGTHCLMAVGSIPNTAGIGLEEAGVRLKESGHIHTDRVSRTSAPGVYAAGDCTGVLALASVAAMQGRIAMYHFLGDAVAPLNLKSVSANVFTDPEIATVGYTQADVDSGKIDARMVKLPLLRNPRAKMQGIRDGFVKLFCRPGTGIVVGGVVVAPRASELIHPISLAVDNSLTVEQIANAFTVYPSLSGSLAEVARQLHSRKTQREA
- a CDS encoding TetR/AcrR family transcriptional regulator, whose product is MATESTQASPRPMRADARRNYERLLTEARTAFTEHGTEASLEDIARRAGVGIGTLYRHFPNRTALMSAVFQGEVDGLLARSRELLAAPEPCRALVDWLRACVAHASTYRGLSRALLAAQADEASAMSRCSLPLREAGSVLLARAQAAGAVHAGVDIADVMQLTNAISLAAEQSPDDPQLPDRLLTLTLQGLATKPCPEEG
- a CDS encoding DeoR/GlpR family DNA-binding transcription regulator; the encoded protein is MVVGVTVGFVFAAERRQLILEMVRANGAVSLRELARVVQTSEVTVRRDVRALEAEGLLDRRHGGAVLPGGFTRESGFPQKSHLATAEKTAIADLAASFVEEGEAVVVGAGTTTQELARRLARVPGLTVVTNSLLVAQALAHANRVEVVMTGGTLRGSNYALVGSGAEQSLHGLRVTRAFLSGSGLTAERGLSTSNMLSASVDRALVQAAAEVVVLADHTKLGTDTMFQTVPTDVITRLVTDEPPSHDDRAATELQALADQGVHISVAGPGAGSGQGPGPGPTGAVSGGGEQVPPQQRRRDVPPLPGQRRTHGGHHLPPGPPGPSGGGASSPQLRSAGSLGAEPPTGTARVADLAPRRR
- a CDS encoding type II toxin-antitoxin system Phd/YefM family antitoxin, with translation MDTYSLVEARNQLGQLVGRVRHGHEHIIITEYGKPAAAVVPIEVLDELQRLRDEADLALAQSVREAPDARWIPQDEVLAVLEADEAADRKAC